A genomic segment from Malus domestica chromosome 05, GDT2T_hap1 encodes:
- the LOC139195906 gene encoding splicing factor U2af large subunit A-like, whose protein sequence is MLGVVQNSLPFGALHMALPLMPAQAMIQQATRHARRVYVVSELAGDEGVMKRLYEGVMQELHTLKEREPKVVIKFAASNLGC, encoded by the exons ATGCTTGGAGTAGTACAAAATTCATTACCTTTTGGGGCATTGCAT ATGGCTCTTCCATTGATGCCAGCTCAAGCCATGATTCAGCAG GCTACAAGGCATGCACGTCGGGTATACGTTG TATCTGAACTTGCAGGTGATGAAGGAGTGATGAAAAGGCTTTATGAAGGAGTGATGCAGGAGCTACATACATT GAAGGAGAGAGAACCTAAAGTGGTTATCAAATTTGCTGCAAGTAATTTGGG ATGTTGA